Proteins encoded in a region of the Haloarcula sp. CBA1129 genome:
- a CDS encoding NYN domain-containing protein yields the protein MTVSHPGQRVAVLADAQNLYHTARSLYSRNIDYEALLQEAVDDRELTRAIAYVIRADSPEEESFFEALVDIGFETRIKDIKTFQDGSKKADWDVGMSLDAVSLANHVDTVVLCTGDGDFARVCRYLRHEGCRVEAMGFEESSSEDLKAAVDGFIDMSDDSDRFLL from the coding sequence ATGACTGTCTCACATCCGGGACAACGCGTGGCCGTACTGGCCGACGCGCAAAACCTCTATCACACTGCCCGGAGTCTTTACTCGCGAAACATCGACTACGAGGCACTACTGCAAGAGGCCGTTGACGACCGTGAACTGACCCGCGCTATCGCCTACGTCATCCGCGCGGATTCGCCAGAGGAAGAGTCGTTTTTCGAAGCGCTCGTCGACATCGGCTTCGAGACGCGCATCAAGGACATCAAGACATTTCAGGACGGATCGAAGAAGGCCGACTGGGATGTCGGGATGAGTCTCGATGCGGTCTCGCTGGCGAATCACGTCGATACGGTGGTGCTCTGTACCGGCGACGGCGACTTCGCTCGTGTGTGTCGCTATCTCCGCCACGAGGGCTGTCGCGTCGAGGCGATGGGCTTCGAGGAGTCGTCCTCCGAAGACCTCAAAGCGGCCGTTGACGGGTTTATCGACATGAGCGACGACTCCGATCGATTCCTGCTATAG
- a CDS encoding phosphoribosyltransferase, with protein sequence MFTDRSDAAQQLVAALRRRDVVADVVVTLAPNGIPVGNVVADATGLPMDVIVIQRIRAPNHPELTIGAVAPGGFSWINSPMMRFLDVNWEYVQEAKTHASDTVETRAVDYGETWGPLDVAGKRVLLVDDGIPTGAAMRVATQRLRKAGADDVVAAAPVAPPDVLEEVQRWADDVVVPLKPAAFQATADYYEEFESVTDEEATTALSDLVRRRSA encoded by the coding sequence ATGTTCACAGACCGCTCGGATGCGGCGCAACAGCTTGTAGCCGCGCTGCGCCGGCGGGATGTCGTCGCCGATGTCGTCGTCACGCTCGCACCGAACGGCATCCCCGTCGGCAACGTGGTCGCCGACGCGACCGGACTCCCGATGGATGTCATCGTCATACAACGTATACGGGCACCGAACCACCCGGAGTTGACTATCGGGGCCGTCGCGCCGGGCGGCTTTTCGTGGATCAACAGCCCGATGATGCGGTTTCTGGACGTGAACTGGGAGTACGTACAGGAGGCGAAGACGCATGCGAGCGACACTGTTGAGACGCGAGCCGTCGACTACGGCGAGACATGGGGGCCGCTCGACGTGGCTGGCAAACGGGTCCTGCTTGTCGACGACGGGATACCGACGGGCGCGGCGATGCGCGTCGCGACACAGCGCCTGCGGAAGGCGGGTGCCGACGATGTCGTCGCTGCCGCCCCCGTCGCACCACCGGACGTACTCGAGGAGGTACAGCGGTGGGCCGACGACGTCGTCGTCCCGCTGAAACCGGCGGCGTTTCAGGCCACCGCGGATTATTACGAGGAGTTCGAGAGCGTGACAGACGAGGAAGCGACGACGGCACTGTCTGATCTCGTCCGGCGACGGTCTGCGTAG
- a CDS encoding MFS transporter, with translation MVLGTDSRVLTLAFARMADALGNSFLIIVLPLYIASGQVSLAGIVGEQVLGFTLQTETLIGLVLSLFGLLNSFGQPFTGRLSDRTGKRRIFVLTGLVLFAIGSAAYPFLSSYWTVLAARAFQGLGAAFTIPATVALVNDYAASDAERGGNFGVFNTFRLIGFGFGPIIAGVVITGGLSANDVVTYRFAGIAISGFTAAFAVAVLGAVVSFALVWALIQDPPLDAEAGKDLSIAILDRRGKGLDPVFVLGVGTFMMATTIALFATLEGPIRMRLDESTLFFSVQFAAVVIANVVFQVPIGRASDRFGRRPFIVAGFVILVPSVFVQGIVTGPWLMLLARFIQGIAVALVFAPSLALAGDLAGARGSGTTLSVLTMAFGLGVAIGPLASGLLYNVGSFSTPFTAGAALAFVGLVLTYTQVEETLNLGQEPEQPVPQD, from the coding sequence ATGGTCCTCGGAACTGATTCGCGAGTCCTGACGCTTGCGTTCGCTAGGATGGCAGACGCGCTCGGGAACTCGTTTCTCATCATTGTTCTCCCTCTGTACATCGCCAGCGGACAGGTGTCGCTTGCCGGTATCGTCGGCGAACAGGTACTCGGCTTCACGCTTCAGACGGAGACGCTTATCGGACTGGTGCTCTCTCTGTTTGGCCTGTTGAACAGTTTCGGGCAGCCCTTCACCGGGCGGCTCTCGGACCGGACCGGCAAGCGCCGGATTTTCGTCCTCACCGGACTGGTGTTGTTCGCTATCGGGAGCGCGGCCTACCCGTTCCTCTCCTCGTACTGGACGGTCCTCGCTGCACGGGCGTTTCAGGGACTCGGTGCGGCCTTTACGATTCCGGCGACGGTGGCGCTGGTCAACGACTACGCGGCGAGCGACGCCGAGCGCGGCGGGAACTTCGGCGTGTTCAACACCTTCCGGCTCATCGGCTTCGGCTTCGGGCCGATAATCGCCGGTGTCGTCATCACCGGCGGACTCTCCGCGAACGACGTGGTGACCTACCGGTTCGCCGGCATCGCGATATCCGGCTTCACCGCCGCCTTCGCCGTCGCCGTGCTGGGCGCTGTCGTGAGCTTCGCCCTCGTGTGGGCGCTGATTCAGGACCCGCCGCTCGATGCCGAGGCGGGCAAAGACCTCTCGATAGCGATTCTGGACCGGAGAGGGAAGGGGCTGGACCCGGTGTTCGTCCTCGGCGTCGGCACGTTCATGATGGCGACCACCATCGCGCTGTTTGCCACGCTCGAAGGCCCGATTCGAATGCGATTGGACGAGTCGACGCTGTTTTTCAGCGTCCAGTTTGCCGCCGTCGTCATCGCGAACGTCGTCTTTCAGGTGCCTATCGGTCGAGCGAGCGACCGCTTCGGCCGGCGACCGTTCATCGTCGCCGGGTTCGTCATCCTCGTCCCGTCGGTGTTCGTACAGGGTATCGTGACAGGCCCGTGGCTCATGCTTCTGGCGCGGTTCATTCAGGGCATCGCCGTCGCGCTCGTGTTCGCTCCATCGCTCGCACTCGCCGGTGATCTGGCCGGCGCGAGAGGGTCCGGGACGACGCTGTCTGTCCTGACAATGGCGTTCGGTCTCGGCGTCGCTATCGGGCCGCTGGCGTCGGGCCTGCTGTACAACGTCGGCTCGTTCAGTACGCCCTTTACTGCCGGTGCCGCGCTCGCGTTTGTCGGACTCGTTCTAACCTATACACAGGTCGAGGAGACGCTGAACCTCGGGCAAGAACCGGAGCAGCCAGTGCCCCAAGACTGA
- a CDS encoding 2,3,4,5-tetrahydropyridine-2,6-dicarboxylate N-succinyltransferase — MSLKADIDDLWQLKQDGLSATDATDDHRAVLDEFLAALEAGEVRAAEKSGGEWEANAWVKQGILLNFGLRETGAREYGGVDYHDVLPLRETADLGERGTRNTPDGTTIRRGAYLGEDCIMMSPSFVNIGAYVGDGTLVDSCDTVGSCAQIGENVKLGANTLIGGVLEPVESAPVIVEDEVSLGAGCRVTSGFVVGEGSIVGENTLLTPRIPVYDLVEDEVLYGELPPERRAFQRFVDSSVGENDLIPGGAYKPAVVATDVEEETLEATEREDALRE, encoded by the coding sequence ATGAGCCTCAAAGCCGATATCGACGACCTCTGGCAACTGAAACAGGACGGCCTGTCAGCGACTGATGCGACCGATGATCACCGTGCAGTGCTTGATGAATTCCTCGCGGCACTGGAAGCCGGCGAGGTCCGCGCCGCGGAGAAGTCCGGCGGTGAGTGGGAGGCAAACGCTTGGGTCAAGCAGGGTATTCTCCTGAACTTCGGCCTGCGCGAGACCGGCGCTCGCGAGTACGGCGGCGTCGACTACCACGACGTGCTCCCGCTCCGAGAGACAGCGGACCTCGGCGAGCGCGGCACACGAAACACGCCGGACGGCACGACCATCCGCCGGGGCGCATACCTCGGTGAGGACTGCATCATGATGTCGCCCTCCTTCGTCAACATCGGGGCCTATGTCGGCGACGGAACGCTCGTCGATTCCTGTGACACCGTCGGCTCCTGCGCCCAGATCGGCGAGAACGTCAAGCTCGGCGCGAACACGCTCATCGGCGGCGTCCTCGAACCGGTCGAGAGCGCGCCGGTCATCGTCGAGGACGAGGTGTCACTGGGCGCTGGCTGTCGCGTCACCAGCGGGTTCGTCGTCGGCGAAGGGTCGATTGTGGGCGAGAACACGCTTCTGACGCCGCGGATTCCGGTGTACGACCTCGTGGAAGATGAGGTGCTGTACGGCGAGCTGCCACCGGAGCGGCGCGCGTTCCAGCGGTTCGTCGATTCCTCGGTCGGCGAGAACGACCTCATCCCCGGCGGCGCGTACAAGCCCGCCGTCGTGGCGACCGACGTGGAGGAGGAGACACTGGAAGCGACTGAGAGAGAAGACGCGCTTCGGGAGTAG
- a CDS encoding M20 family metallopeptidase — MAFDIPSFHRQAVETPSHESVDEMRSLLVDTLEDAGEYPEIDDLGNVVVSRGDDDGTHILLNTHIDTVPPHLPYERRTEPPGVDEAVDGTGGDGEGDIVCGRGACDAKGPLAALLDAFLTVTPDNGRVTLAISTDEETTQTGGAHLADTIDADGYIVGEPTGLDVCTAARGQFEGTVTIHGESAHAADPGSGHNAIRAAAPVLQAMESYDEKKGPGEHETLGHPILTPSMVEGGEATNQVPAQCTITFDRRSVPPETSESFCADLQAHLEQWLPDSMELSVDLIRPDTPFPEAFATDTDAALVRTLQEASGGGVRQFGAATEASYFASNGPTVVFGPGDLSDEIGAIAHSKREYVRLPEVRTAARAVRETVERLV; from the coding sequence ATGGCGTTCGACATTCCCTCGTTCCACCGGCAGGCCGTCGAGACGCCCTCTCATGAGAGCGTCGACGAGATGCGCTCGCTACTGGTCGACACGCTCGAAGATGCCGGCGAATACCCGGAGATAGACGACCTCGGCAATGTCGTCGTGTCACGCGGCGATGACGACGGGACCCACATCCTGCTCAACACGCACATCGACACTGTCCCGCCACATCTACCCTACGAGCGGCGAACGGAGCCGCCGGGGGTGGACGAGGCTGTCGATGGCACCGGCGGCGACGGAGAGGGTGACATCGTCTGTGGCCGCGGTGCCTGTGACGCGAAAGGCCCGCTCGCGGCGCTTCTCGATGCGTTCCTCACCGTGACGCCCGACAACGGCCGGGTCACGCTGGCGATTTCTACCGACGAGGAGACGACACAGACCGGCGGCGCACATCTCGCGGACACTATCGACGCCGACGGGTACATCGTCGGCGAGCCGACCGGCCTCGACGTCTGTACGGCCGCCCGCGGCCAGTTCGAGGGAACCGTCACCATCCACGGCGAGAGCGCCCACGCCGCCGACCCCGGCAGCGGTCACAACGCGATTCGGGCCGCCGCGCCGGTCTTACAGGCGATGGAAAGCTATGATGAAAAGAAAGGCCCCGGCGAACACGAGACGCTTGGGCACCCCATTCTCACCCCGTCGATGGTAGAGGGCGGCGAGGCGACCAATCAGGTCCCGGCGCAGTGCACCATCACGTTCGACCGCCGGAGCGTCCCCCCGGAGACCAGCGAGTCGTTCTGTGCCGACCTGCAGGCCCACCTCGAACAGTGGCTCCCGGACTCGATGGAACTCTCTGTGGACCTCATCCGCCCGGACACGCCGTTCCCCGAGGCGTTCGCGACCGACACCGACGCGGCGCTGGTCCGCACGCTGCAGGAAGCAAGCGGCGGCGGGGTTCGACAGTTCGGGGCCGCAACGGAAGCTTCGTATTTCGCGAGCAACGGGCCGACCGTGGTATTCGGCCCCGGTGATCTGAGCGACGAAATAGGTGCCATCGCCCACTCGAAACGCGAGTACGTCCGTCTCCCGGAAGTGCGGACCGCTGCACGAGCCGTGCGAGAGACGGTCGAACGGCTGGTCTGA
- the dapB gene encoding 4-hydroxy-tetrahydrodipicolinate reductase, with protein MTRVAVNGVTGQMGGAVIEAATDSEVVVGFATSDTDAVDGVPVVHPTDAAAALREYDVDVVIDFAVPEGTLAVVEACVETGVPMVVGTTGFDEDGMARLSAASEEIPLLKATNFSQGIQVLQRLVSEAVGTLDDYDLELMETHHNRKVDAPSGTANSILNVIQEERDVEPVYGREGHAPREDDEIGVFARRAGDIRGEHELVLAGNDEVLSLSHRAEDRGVFAAGALDAATWLVGRDAGWYEFGDVVDA; from the coding sequence ATGACGCGGGTGGCGGTCAACGGGGTCACCGGCCAGATGGGTGGCGCCGTCATCGAGGCCGCCACCGACAGCGAAGTCGTGGTCGGTTTCGCCACGAGCGACACGGACGCGGTCGACGGCGTCCCGGTCGTCCATCCGACGGACGCCGCCGCAGCGCTCCGGGAGTACGATGTCGACGTCGTGATCGACTTCGCCGTTCCCGAAGGGACGCTGGCCGTCGTCGAGGCCTGCGTCGAGACGGGCGTCCCGATGGTCGTCGGGACCACCGGCTTCGACGAGGACGGGATGGCTCGTCTAAGCGCCGCCAGCGAGGAGATTCCGCTGTTGAAAGCAACGAATTTCTCGCAGGGGATTCAGGTCCTCCAGCGCCTCGTCAGCGAGGCGGTCGGTACGCTTGATGACTACGACCTCGAACTGATGGAGACCCACCACAACCGCAAGGTCGACGCCCCGTCGGGGACGGCCAATAGTATCCTCAACGTGATTCAGGAAGAGCGCGACGTGGAGCCGGTGTACGGCCGGGAAGGGCACGCCCCGCGCGAAGACGACGAAATCGGCGTGTTCGCCCGCCGCGCCGGCGACATTCGCGGCGAACACGAACTCGTGCTGGCCGGCAACGACGAAGTCCTCTCGCTCTCCCATCGGGCCGAGGACCGCGGCGTGTTCGCCGCCGGTGCACTCGATGCAGCGACGTGGCTCGTCGGCCGTGACGCCGGCTGGTACGAGTTTGGCGACGTAGTGGACGCCTGA
- the lysA gene encoding diaminopimelate decarboxylase, translated as MSHDSPPVRRLADWDHERLEAVAAEHGTPLYVVDLGRVAENYERFAAAFPDAHVMYAAKAHTGQAVLSKLLETGADIECAAWGELQRAIDAGADPNTLQYTAVNPPEHDLDYAVELAAENPGLTITAGARDTFDRLEERGYDGRVAIRINPGIGTGHHEKVATGKDAKFGIPYDEVPEVAADVRERFDLVGLHAHAGSGVLHDDLDDHCRAIAKVADMGREVIADGAALDFVDFGGGFGVPYREDVEPLDMEIVGEKVREAVGDLDAQIKLEPGRYVVADAECILTEVNTVKETPAATVVGVDASLATLIRPAMFGSYHPIRNVTAPDREAEPVSVGGPCCTSADVFCTDRPIARPERTDLLAIGNAGAYGYELANQFHSQPRPAEVAFEGGETRVVRERETLADVTRMEQ; from the coding sequence ATGAGCCACGATTCGCCGCCAGTCCGCCGCCTCGCGGACTGGGACCATGAACGCCTCGAAGCGGTGGCTGCCGAGCACGGCACGCCGCTGTACGTCGTTGACCTCGGCCGCGTCGCCGAGAACTACGAGCGATTCGCCGCGGCGTTTCCTGATGCCCACGTCATGTATGCCGCGAAGGCCCACACCGGTCAGGCCGTCCTCTCGAAGCTACTGGAGACTGGGGCCGACATCGAATGTGCGGCTTGGGGAGAACTCCAGCGGGCCATCGACGCCGGCGCAGATCCGAACACGCTCCAGTATACGGCCGTCAATCCGCCCGAACACGACCTCGATTACGCCGTCGAACTGGCCGCCGAGAATCCCGGACTGACGATTACAGCAGGTGCGCGAGACACCTTTGACCGCCTCGAAGAGCGGGGCTACGATGGCCGGGTCGCCATCCGAATCAATCCCGGCATCGGGACGGGCCACCACGAGAAAGTAGCGACAGGCAAAGACGCCAAGTTCGGTATCCCCTACGACGAAGTACCCGAAGTCGCGGCCGACGTGCGCGAGCGCTTCGATCTCGTCGGCCTCCACGCCCACGCCGGCAGCGGCGTCCTCCACGACGACTTAGACGACCACTGCCGGGCCATCGCCAAGGTGGCCGACATGGGCCGGGAGGTCATCGCCGACGGCGCGGCCCTCGACTTTGTCGATTTCGGCGGTGGCTTCGGTGTCCCGTACCGGGAGGACGTCGAGCCGCTGGATATGGAAATCGTCGGTGAGAAGGTCCGCGAGGCGGTCGGGGACCTTGACGCGCAGATCAAACTCGAACCCGGCCGCTACGTCGTCGCTGACGCCGAGTGTATCCTCACAGAGGTCAACACCGTCAAGGAGACGCCGGCAGCGACAGTCGTTGGTGTCGACGCCTCGCTAGCGACGCTCATCCGACCGGCGATGTTCGGCTCATATCACCCGATTCGGAACGTCACCGCGCCGGACCGCGAGGCCGAACCCGTCTCTGTCGGCGGCCCCTGCTGTACGAGCGCCGACGTGTTCTGCACGGACCGGCCTATCGCTCGGCCAGAGCGGACCGACCTGCTTGCCATCGGCAACGCCGGCGCGTACGGCTACGAACTGGCGAATCAGTTCCACTCCCAGCCACGGCCCGCCGAAGTTGCCTTCGAGGGCGGCGAGACGAGAGTCGTCCGGGAACGCGAGACGCTGGCGGACGTGACCCGTATGGAACAGTAA
- the dapA gene encoding 4-hydroxy-tetrahydrodipicolinate synthase, whose product MTDIDFRGVFPAMCTPFDQDGSIDFETLREDAQRLESAGVDGLVPVGSTGESATLSHDEHIEVVEAVIDAVDDVPVIAGSGSNNTKEALELSRRSADAGADALLLISPYYNKPEQQGFIDHYTTLADAVDLPQIVYNVPSRTGQNIEPDTAAELATHPNIRAYKAASGDMNQISEIIERTRDEDFAVLSGDDGMTLPMLSVGGTGCISVSANIEPERTCAMVGAALSGDFERARAIHHELGPLFRAMFVETNPIPVKEAMRIRGYGPAHLRSPLTRLSDEHLDHLRDVLASLETEDLEDEYAEAER is encoded by the coding sequence ATGACAGATATCGACTTCCGCGGCGTGTTCCCAGCGATGTGCACGCCGTTCGATCAGGACGGCAGTATTGACTTCGAAACGCTCCGAGAAGACGCCCAGCGGCTCGAATCCGCTGGTGTGGACGGGCTTGTTCCCGTCGGCTCGACCGGCGAGTCGGCGACGCTCTCACACGATGAACACATCGAGGTCGTCGAGGCGGTCATCGATGCTGTCGACGACGTGCCGGTTATCGCCGGCTCAGGGTCGAACAACACCAAGGAAGCACTGGAGCTATCCCGGCGCTCCGCCGACGCCGGCGCTGACGCCCTGTTGCTCATCTCGCCGTACTACAACAAGCCCGAACAGCAGGGGTTCATCGACCACTACACGACGCTGGCTGACGCCGTCGACCTGCCACAGATAGTGTACAACGTCCCCTCGCGAACGGGCCAGAACATCGAACCGGATACCGCGGCCGAACTCGCGACACACCCGAACATCCGTGCCTACAAGGCCGCAAGCGGCGACATGAACCAGATTTCAGAGATCATCGAACGTACCCGGGACGAGGACTTCGCGGTGCTGTCCGGCGACGACGGGATGACGCTGCCGATGCTGTCGGTCGGTGGAACCGGCTGTATCTCCGTCTCAGCCAACATTGAACCGGAGCGCACCTGCGCGATGGTCGGTGCGGCGCTGTCCGGCGACTTCGAGCGAGCGCGAGCGATTCACCACGAACTCGGCCCACTGTTCCGCGCGATGTTCGTCGAGACCAACCCCATCCCGGTCAAGGAAGCCATGCGAATCCGGGGCTACGGCCCGGCACATCTCCGCTCGCCGCTGACACGGCTCTCCGACGAGCACCTCGACCATCTGCGCGACGTGCTGGCGTCCCTCGAAACCGAGGACTTGGAAGACGAGTACGCGGAGGCCGAGCGATGA